A stretch of DNA from Vulcanisaeta thermophila:
CTAAGGAGGAAGGGTAAGCACGTGGAGCTTCAAATAATGATCCCGCAAGTGGCTGAGGTTAGGGAGTTGGAGTTCATAATCAATAATGTGGTTAAGCCCACAGCCGAGGAGGTATTCAGGGAGTATGGTGACCGCATTGAGTATAAGATTGGCACGATGATGGAGACCGTAAGGTCATGCCTAACAGCGGATAAGATAGCCAAGGTCGTGGACTTCATGAGCTTCGGAACCAACGACCTAACACAGGCTGTATTTAGCTTCAGCCGTGATGATGTGGAGAATAAGTTCATGAGCAAATACCTAGAACTAGGCATACTACCCTACGACCCATTCATAACAATTGATGAGGATGGGGTGGCGAAGCTCATGAAGCTAGCCATAGACTTAGCAAGGAGTGTTAAGCCCAATATAGAGATTGGAATATGCGGTGAGCACGGCGGCGATGTAGACTCCATAAAGATACTAGCTAGGGTGGTGGGCAGGGGACTTAATTACTTCAGTGCATCGCCATACAGAGTGCCCGTGGCACGACTAGTCGCTGCTCAGGAATCCCTAAGAATAACCGGTAGGGCACCCAAGATATCAATATACTAAGCCCAGTCAAAAGGTTGGTTATATTTCAAATTTTTTACTTTATATTTTACGGTTCATGTAATTTTCCAGGGTTGCGTAATTCACCAGTGATCATTCACATTATCAATACATACTCTATATTTATTTACGGTATTTGATATATATTTATCATACTATTATATGTCGTTATTTCTATATTTATGACATATGAACATTTAAAAAAGGGAGCGCTTTATGGTGAGTTGACCAATATGGTGACAATAACGGTACTTCAGTATGTTCTTTCGGTAATATCTGGAGTGCTTGTGGGTTTCTCACTGGGCTTAATCGGTGGTGGTGGTTCAATACTTGCTGTGCCCCTCTTCCTATACTTCGTGGGCCTTGACACCCTACCCAATGCGGCGCACATAGCCATTGGTACCACGGCGTTGGCGGTGGGTTTGAATGCCTACATAAATTCATACATGCATCTTAGGAGGCGGAATGTGGCGCCTAGGGTTGGTGGTTTATTTGCTGGTGTTGGTCTTGTGGGTTCATTAATTGGGGCTTATCTAGGCCATGTAACACCGGGTACTGACTTGCTGACTTACTTCGCCATAGTCATGATAGTACTGGGCGTGTACATGGCCATTAGGAGGGAGGCCTCGCGGGCGGGTACCCAGGATGAGATTAATCATATGCTTGAGGCAATTAGGAGGTGCCCAAGATTGACACCATACACGTTGGCTAAGGTGTCCCTATTCGGCTTCATTGTGGGTTTGGTGAGTGGTTACTTCGGTATTGGTGGTGGCTTTCTCATAGTGCCCAGTCTCATGTTCTCGGCTGGATTATGCATAACCAGGGCCATTGGAACCTCACTCATTAGTGTGGGTACCTTTGGGGTGGCCAGCGGCGCTGAGTACTGGTTCTACGGTGATGTCCTAATACCAATAGCCCTACTATACGTGGCTGGTGGCGTGGCTGGTGGTTACGCCGGCACGAGTATTGCGGTTAGGGCTCCAAGGAGAACCCTTAGGATTGCGTATGGCATAATAATAGTGCTCGTGGGCGTCTACATGTTACTAAGGATTTACCACTTAACGCCATAAAAAACTTAAATTAAAGGGCTTGGTGATTAGTGGTGATGAGGGTCATAGGTTATGAGAAGTTCATGAGGTTTGTATCCTCAAACCCGTCCTACGAAGTCCACGAGACAGGCGATTTCGTTGAGGTCACCTTCCACACGCCCAGTATTGAGGAGGCATCGAGTTCCATGTCTGATGAGGAGGGCTCTAGGGCAGTGATTAAATTGCTCCTTAAGAAGGTGGGCGATGAGTTAGTGCTGAGTGAGGCTTGGGTGGAGAGGGAGGGTGTTAGGCATCCCTTGAGTCTTGATTCATTTGATACGTGGCTTGAATTCATTGATATGTACTCATAGGGAGTTAAGAATTTATTAGGTAATCCCCTAATTTAATGTGATGAACCTGGTCAGGATTGGCATTTTATTATTGATTATCGGTATAGCCCTAACCATGTTACCTAATTTAATAATTATGAAGGTATATGATTCATTAATTAACTCATTGGTTGATCACGTGAATTATACGCTCATGCATGTTAACTCATCCATGTACCTAGTACCTCTTTATGTTAATAACCCCAGTTACTTAGTAATAATGCTTAGGTACTCAGAGGCTCTCAATGCCAGTTTGGTGGATTCCTTTGGTCACGTGTTAAAGCCCCTCCTGATGCTTAATGAGAATGATACAGTCCTTAGCATGTATATTCTCCATGGAGTGAGTAATTACTCACTGCTTATTAATGTTAATGGCAGTGATTCAGAGCTTCTGTTATCAATGGCCTCATTACCATCCTACCTACTAAATTACCTTCTCTTCCTAACCGGTGTTATGGGCCTCGGAGTTGTGTCGACATTGG
This window harbors:
- a CDS encoding sulfite exporter TauE/SafE family protein; the encoded protein is MVTITVLQYVLSVISGVLVGFSLGLIGGGGSILAVPLFLYFVGLDTLPNAAHIAIGTTALAVGLNAYINSYMHLRRRNVAPRVGGLFAGVGLVGSLIGAYLGHVTPGTDLLTYFAIVMIVLGVYMAIRREASRAGTQDEINHMLEAIRRCPRLTPYTLAKVSLFGFIVGLVSGYFGIGGGFLIVPSLMFSAGLCITRAIGTSLISVGTFGVASGAEYWFYGDVLIPIALLYVAGGVAGGYAGTSIAVRAPRRTLRIAYGIIIVLVGVYMLLRIYHLTP